One genomic window of Wolbachia endosymbiont (group B) of Eucosma cana includes the following:
- a CDS encoding inositol monophosphatase family protein: MAISSPRINVMLDSVRSASKQLIRDFNELQISSVKSADFINKTYSKSKQLIYDCLKNYNQNYDFIFEDDVGQDLKDGGYTWFIMPIEGKENLFSCMVYFAVSVCLIHKNRVVAAVIDAPALRETFWAEEKKGAFLEDFKSRHVKMRMKAREGGIIDISGNLLNKLPLDNNNLRSLGSTVLGFAYLAAGRYNGIIYSVINKYKTSLGRLFLQESGGRLREDNALVIAGDIN; the protein is encoded by the coding sequence ATGGCCATTTCATCACCACGAATCAATGTGATGCTTGATTCTGTACGCAGTGCCTCCAAGCAGCTTATACGTGATTTTAATGAATTGCAAATTTCAAGCGTTAAGTCAGCAGACTTTATCAATAAAACTTATTCAAAATCCAAGCAACTTATATACGATTGCTTGAAAAACTACAACCAGAACTATGACTTTATTTTTGAAGACGATGTGGGCCAAGATCTAAAAGACGGCGGTTATACTTGGTTTATTATGCCTATAGAAGGCAAGGAAAACCTTTTTAGTTGTATGGTTTATTTTGCAGTATCAGTTTGTCTCATTCATAAAAACAGAGTTGTAGCAGCTGTGATTGATGCTCCAGCCCTTAGAGAAACTTTCTGGGCAGAGGAAAAGAAAGGAGCTTTTCTTGAAGATTTCAAATCTCGCCATGTAAAAATGCGGATGAAAGCTCGTGAAGGGGGAATAATAGACATAAGTGGTAATTTGTTAAATAAATTACCACTTGACAATAATAATCTACGCTCCCTTGGCTCAACGGTACTAGGTTTTGCATATCTTGCTGCCGGAAGATACAATGGAATAATTTACTCTGTAATTAATAAATATAAAACTTCACTCGGTAGGCTTTTTCTGCAAGAAAGCGGTGGGAGATTAAGGGAAGATAACGCGCTTGTCATTGCTGGAGATATAAACTAA
- a CDS encoding lipase family protein codes for MAFLPLLSICFPCNGNWYDYKIDESIVKIAGFDREKLLEMGNFCKISYGDDDGKLSKKRCNNLAQRAYKTEFEIVEDFEIVPSTEKMYKTRAELISEGYEIIPFGNSFEKDAGHVFIKGKEITIAYHGTRLSQSFNDGITDINVLFATSEFLPEGGRIHCGFYNSFMDSWPNLYGILKSHAEKQGSEIKDFKINLTGHSMGGAIANTNSHCCGVK; via the coding sequence ATGGCTTTTCTTCCATTATTGTCTATCTGTTTCCCGTGTAACGGGAATTGGTATGACTATAAAATAGATGAAAGTATTGTAAAAATTGCAGGATTTGATAGAGAGAAATTATTAGAAATGGGTAATTTCTGCAAGATAAGCTATGGCGATGATGATGGTAAATTAAGTAAAAAAAGATGTAACAACCTAGCTCAAAGAGCGTACAAAACTGAATTTGAAATTGTAGAAGATTTTGAAATTGTTCCATCTACTGAAAAAATGTATAAAACTAGAGCTGAACTCATCAGCGAAGGTTATGAAATTATTCCATTTGGTAATAGCTTTGAGAAAGATGCTGGTCACGTTTTTATAAAAGGTAAAGAAATAACAATAGCTTACCATGGCACTCGTCTGAGCCAGAGTTTTAATGATGGAATTACTGATATAAATGTACTTTTTGCTACTTCGGAATTTTTACCTGAAGGTGGAAGAATTCATTGTGGTTTCTATAATTCATTTATGGATTCATGGCCTAATCTGTATGGCATTTTGAAATCTCATGCTGAAAAACAGGGATCAGAAATCAAGGATTTTAAAATTAATCTCACAGGTCACAGTATGGGAGGAGCTATTGCTAATACCAATTCTCATTGTTGTGGAGTCAAATAG
- a CDS encoding IS3-like element ISWpi17 family transposase (programmed frameshift), producing MATKKYEPELKAKIALEAIKNQKSTAEICSEYKIPSTNLYDWRDRVLARLKDLFVEESESARKQRILAQEIESLHKVIGELTVENSYLKKKITEISKKDRVRFIEKDSDLSIRKQADLLGICRSSLYYRPIINNESEVANLIQEVYLASDCRYGYRKITAEIIASGVVVNHKKILRIMKKMKISGLYCRKRCNTSIKEKKHKIYPYLLKDLIICRVNQVWATDITYIMVEGKFIYFVAIMDLYSRYIIAHSLSPYLDAGFCLYTLKEALKQGKPEIFNSDQGVQFTSYNFIMELERANIKISMDHKGRCFDNIFVERLWRTLKQEAIYYYRPNSIRDLNLIINDFVAWYNYRRRHQTLHYKVPADLYYHKQ from the exons ATGGCAACAAAAAAATATGAACCAGAGTTAAAAGCAAAGATAGCTTTGGAAGCAATAAAAAATCAAAAAAGCACAGCTGAGATATGTAGTGAATATAAAATACCATCAACAAATCTATATGATTGGCGTGATAGAGTATTGGCAAGGTTAAAAGACCTATTTGTTGAAGAAAGTGAAAGTGCGAGAAAACAAAGAATCTTAGCGCAAGAAATAGAAAGTTTACATAAAGTAATAGGAGAATTGACAGTGGAAAATAGCTATTTAAA AAAAAAAATTACTGAAATAAGCAAAAAAGATAGAGTAAGGTTTATAGAAAAAGATTCTGATCTGTCAATTAGGAAACAGGCTGATTTATTGGGGATTTGCAGATCTAGCCTATATTATAGGCCTATAATTAATAACGAAAGTGAAGTAGCAAATTTGATTCAAGAAGTATATTTGGCTTCTGATTGCCGTTATGGATATCGTAAAATTACTGCTGAAATCATAGCGAGTGGAGTAGTAGTCAATCACAAAAAAATCTTAAGAATTATGAAAAAAATGAAGATTAGTGGGCTGTATTGTAGAAAAAGATGTAATACAAGTATTAAAGAAAAAAAGCATAAAATATATCCTTATTTACTCAAAGATTTGATTATTTGTAGAGTTAATCAGGTATGGGCTACTGATATAACATATATTATGGTAGAAGGTAAGTTTATCTATTTTGTGGCAATAATGGACTTGTATAGTCGCTATATTATTGCTCATTCATTATCACCATATCTCGATGCTGGATTTTGCCTTTATACTCTCAAAGAAGCTCTAAAACAAGGTAAACCTGAGATTTTTAATAGTGATCAGGGGGTGCAGTTTACTAGCTACAACTTTATTATGGAATTAGAGCGTGCTAATATTAAAATCAGTATGGACCATAAAGGACGTTGCTTCGACAATATATTTGTTGAGCGCTTATGGAGAACTTTAAAGCAAGAAGCTATATATTATTATAGACCAAATAGTATCAGAGATTTAAATCTTATAATAAATGATTTTGTTGCTTGGTATAACTATAGAAGGCGACATCAGACTCTACATTATAAAGTTCCTGCTGATCTTTATTATCATAAACAGTAA
- a CDS encoding ribonuclease D encodes MRIFIYKDDLPASAIPNDIKSIAVDTEAMGLLHGRDRLCLVQLSFDDGNAHLIQFKNDYTAPNLRKILEDKNITKIFHFARFDVSIIHYYLKTWALPCYCTKIASRLVRTYTDSHSLKELCLELLDIKLNKQQQSSDWGNENLTDKQKSYAASDVLYLHRIKEKLDLMLERENRKELAEKCFEFLPTRIELDSMGWGNVDIFNHQVLCKTP; translated from the coding sequence ATGAGAATATTTATATATAAAGACGACCTGCCAGCCAGTGCAATACCGAATGATATAAAATCTATAGCTGTTGATACAGAGGCAATGGGGCTACTTCATGGTAGAGACAGATTATGCCTTGTGCAGCTCTCTTTTGATGATGGCAACGCTCATTTGATTCAATTTAAAAACGATTATACAGCTCCAAATTTGAGAAAAATATTAGAGGATAAAAATATAACCAAAATATTTCACTTTGCGCGGTTTGATGTAAGTATAATACATTATTATTTAAAAACCTGGGCACTGCCTTGCTATTGCACGAAAATAGCCTCACGTTTAGTTCGCACTTATACAGATAGTCATAGCTTAAAAGAGTTGTGCTTAGAACTACTTGATATAAAATTAAATAAGCAACAACAATCTTCTGATTGGGGAAATGAAAATTTAACAGACAAGCAAAAAAGTTATGCTGCATCTGATGTTTTATATCTCCATAGAATAAAGGAAAAGCTAGATTTAATGCTGGAACGTGAAAATAGAAAAGAATTAGCCGAAAAGTGCTTTGAATTTCTTCCTACTCGTATTGAGCTAGATTCAATGGGTTGGGGAAATGTAGATATTTTTAACCATCAGGTTTTATGCAAAACACCTTGA
- a CDS encoding 3'-5' exonuclease encodes MLNSLLVFDIETIPDVNSCKNLLNISDDSSVEEKRDALTKYHLEITNGQNSFLRQPLHLVVVISFLLCNITRQSGYEMFTLQEIRSGGTLNSNEKELVKGFFNYISEKKPRLVSFNGRTFDIPVLKYRAMVHGIQAEYFHKAGDKWNSYNQRYSSDWHCDLLESLSDFGASARMKMNEVCAAFNLPGKIGVDGSQVMDLYDSGKIQEIRDYCETDVINTYLIYLRFMHHQGRITTESYNKSIEELLLECEKKEHLKKFKEEWKITSGENFYIEFK; translated from the coding sequence ATGCTTAATTCTTTGTTGGTATTTGATATTGAAACTATACCAGATGTAAATTCCTGTAAGAATTTACTCAATATTAGTGATGATAGCAGTGTAGAAGAAAAGAGGGATGCATTAACAAAATATCATCTTGAAATAACAAACGGGCAAAACTCTTTTCTGCGTCAGCCCCTCCACCTTGTTGTAGTTATTAGTTTTTTACTTTGTAATATAACACGCCAGAGCGGTTATGAAATGTTCACACTACAAGAAATAAGATCTGGAGGCACATTAAACTCCAATGAAAAAGAGCTAGTAAAGGGATTTTTTAACTACATATCAGAGAAAAAGCCAAGACTAGTTTCGTTCAATGGACGCACTTTTGATATACCGGTACTGAAGTACCGTGCTATGGTTCATGGCATTCAAGCAGAATATTTTCACAAAGCTGGCGATAAGTGGAATAGTTACAATCAGAGGTACAGTAGTGATTGGCATTGTGATTTGCTTGAATCTCTCTCTGATTTTGGAGCTTCTGCAAGAATGAAGATGAACGAAGTTTGCGCAGCATTTAATCTTCCCGGTAAGATTGGAGTTGATGGTTCACAAGTTATGGACTTATATGATAGTGGCAAAATACAAGAGATTCGCGATTATTGTGAAACAGATGTGATTAACACTTATTTGATTTATTTGAGGTTTATGCATCATCAAGGAAGAATTACTACAGAAAGCTATAATAAGAGCATAGAAGAACTGCTTTTAGAATGCGAAAAAAAAGAACACCTAAAGAAATTTAAAGAAGAATGGAAAATAACTTCTGGTGAAAATTTTTATATTGAATTTAAATGA
- the hemA gene encoding 5-aminolevulinate synthase, which translates to MVDYEEIFLNKIKDIKEEGRYREFTHFASLPGKLPYIMDYERNREVIVWCSNNYLGMSQNDSVIAAIQNSSVGAGGTRNISGTTKEVVELEKSLADLHQKEAALTFACGYLANQTTLSTLSSVIPGVVIFSDEKNHSSMIEGIKSGKRPKHIFRHNDVDHLEQLLKSIDIKTPKIIALESVYSMDGDVAPLEAICDLADQYNAITYLDEVHAVGMYGPRGGGIAEREGLMDRITVIQGTLSKAFGVMGGYIASSKSLVDVIRSSAPGFIFTTAMSPVLAAAAKASVEHLKSSNVEREKQKQSVEKVKDSLRNAGVNFMQTETHIIPIIIGDPELSKKASKLLFDKYGIYVQHINYPTVSKGTERFRITPTPYHTNEMIEHLTKSLVKVFEKLSVCIMHPFV; encoded by the coding sequence TTGGTAGACTACGAAGAAATATTCTTAAATAAAATCAAAGATATAAAAGAAGAAGGGCGCTATCGTGAATTCACGCATTTTGCGTCATTACCTGGCAAACTTCCCTATATTATGGATTATGAAAGAAATAGAGAGGTTATTGTCTGGTGCAGTAATAATTATCTGGGAATGTCACAAAACGATAGTGTCATTGCTGCTATTCAAAATTCATCTGTTGGTGCTGGAGGAACAAGAAATATATCAGGTACAACAAAGGAAGTTGTTGAGCTCGAGAAGTCTTTGGCTGACTTGCATCAAAAAGAAGCTGCTTTAACTTTTGCTTGTGGCTATCTTGCCAACCAAACTACACTTAGTACTTTATCGTCTGTTATTCCGGGCGTGGTAATTTTTTCAGATGAGAAAAACCATTCTTCAATGATAGAAGGTATAAAATCAGGAAAAAGACCGAAGCACATATTTAGGCATAATGATGTTGATCACTTAGAGCAGTTGCTAAAGTCTATAGATATAAAAACGCCGAAAATAATAGCACTTGAATCTGTATACTCAATGGATGGTGATGTAGCACCGCTTGAAGCGATATGTGATCTAGCAGATCAGTATAATGCAATTACCTATTTGGATGAGGTACACGCAGTTGGCATGTATGGACCGCGCGGTGGCGGAATTGCAGAAAGAGAAGGTTTGATGGATAGAATAACTGTTATTCAGGGTACATTATCAAAGGCTTTTGGAGTGATGGGTGGATATATAGCGTCTTCAAAGAGCTTGGTGGATGTAATAAGAAGTTCAGCCCCAGGATTTATTTTTACTACTGCTATGTCACCCGTTTTAGCAGCAGCAGCAAAGGCAAGCGTTGAGCATTTAAAATCGAGCAATGTTGAAAGAGAGAAGCAAAAGCAGTCTGTTGAAAAGGTAAAAGACTCACTGAGAAACGCAGGAGTGAATTTTATGCAAACAGAAACTCATATAATTCCAATCATAATTGGCGATCCTGAGTTGTCCAAAAAAGCATCAAAATTGTTATTTGATAAGTATGGAATATATGTACAACATATAAATTACCCAACAGTTTCAAAGGGGACTGAGCGCTTCCGTATTACTCCTACGCCTTACCATACAAATGAAATGATAGAGCATTTAACAAAATCTCTTGTAAAAGTTTTTGAGAAATTGTCTGTTTGTATAATGCACCCATTTGTCTAG
- the trxA gene encoding thioredoxin — translation MSDDIKAVNDQNFESEVANHKGFVLVDFWAEWCGPCKTLMPRIEQLAKDRKDKIKICKFDIDGETEVPSKYGVQSIPTLIIFQDGKEIARKIGAINDLHSWVDSEISE, via the coding sequence ATGAGTGATGATATTAAAGCGGTAAATGATCAAAATTTCGAATCTGAAGTTGCTAACCACAAAGGATTTGTGCTGGTAGATTTTTGGGCAGAATGGTGCGGGCCATGCAAAACTCTGATGCCACGTATCGAGCAGTTAGCCAAGGATAGAAAAGACAAGATCAAGATCTGCAAGTTCGACATAGATGGAGAAACTGAGGTGCCAAGTAAGTATGGAGTTCAATCTATACCTACTTTAATCATATTTCAAGATGGTAAGGAAATTGCACGCAAAATTGGCGCAATAAATGATTTACACAGTTGGGTTGATAGTGAAATAAGCGAGTAG
- a CDS encoding lipase family protein: MAFLPLLSICFPCNGNWYKIAALCLNKTEGAEDVHVATFGDPRVFDLTASEFYNDVLQEKTIRVTQHRQDPVPAVSPGICGYAHVGAQLRISVPEGYFVHQIDGYHEAIKIMDEKDFRSNNNVSLFYYPSRILSRINCAVLGNAQYYAANLGNYILGGQNFFEKVKKEYQDKNLENFSKLEQAEVKQRAHQNVFSTTRSL, translated from the coding sequence ATGGCTTTTCTTCCATTATTGTCTATCTGTTTCCCGTGTAACGGGAATTGGTATAAGATAGCTGCTTTATGCCTCAATAAAACAGAAGGAGCTGAAGATGTTCATGTTGCAACTTTTGGTGATCCACGAGTTTTTGATCTTACTGCTAGTGAATTTTATAATGATGTTCTTCAAGAAAAAACCATTAGAGTAACTCAACATAGACAAGACCCAGTACCAGCGGTATCACCTGGTATTTGTGGTTATGCTCATGTAGGTGCACAATTGAGAATATCAGTACCTGAAGGATATTTTGTTCATCAAATAGATGGTTATCATGAAGCCATTAAAATAATGGATGAAAAGGATTTCCGATCGAACAATAACGTTTCTCTCTTTTATTACCCTTCGAGAATATTAAGTCGAATTAACTGTGCAGTTTTAGGTAATGCTCAATATTATGCTGCTAATTTAGGTAATTATATTCTTGGTGGACAAAATTTTTTCGAGAAAGTAAAAAAGGAATACCAAGATAAAAACTTAGAAAATTTTTCTAAGCTTGAACAAGCAGAAGTTAAGCAAAGGGCACATCAAAATGTCTTTTCTACTACAAGGAGTTTATAA
- the era gene encoding GTPase Era: MKEEKCLFVTIAGLPNAGKSTLINSIVGKKIAIVTPKVQTTRTQVRGVAICNNAQIVFTDSPGVFSAETNLEKALVKSAWGAVKDSDITLLLVDVNNYLKNIERIKTIFARLERTKGRCILVINKTDLVKKSELKMAHEHLNLLYKFEKIFTISALKNDGLSNLMNYLSEIAPISPWFYEKDQVTDSSADFLSAEITREKLFLNLREELPYSTAVITEQFEEKKDKSLVIKQIIFVLKDNHKKIVLGKDGSSIKKINIEARTELEKLFECKVHLFLFVKVRPWTDRPEEYISNA; this comes from the coding sequence GTGAAAGAAGAAAAATGCTTATTTGTAACGATAGCTGGTTTGCCAAATGCTGGAAAGTCAACGCTAATTAACAGCATCGTAGGCAAGAAAATTGCAATTGTCACCCCTAAAGTGCAGACAACAAGGACGCAGGTAAGGGGTGTTGCTATATGCAACAATGCGCAAATTGTTTTTACTGACTCTCCAGGAGTGTTTTCAGCAGAAACAAATCTTGAAAAAGCTTTAGTCAAATCTGCATGGGGAGCAGTTAAGGATAGTGACATTACTTTGTTGCTTGTTGATGTAAACAATTACCTAAAAAATATAGAAAGAATAAAAACGATATTTGCACGACTGGAGCGCACAAAAGGCAGATGCATTTTGGTTATCAATAAAACTGATTTAGTAAAGAAATCAGAGCTCAAGATGGCACATGAGCACCTAAATTTGCTTTATAAGTTTGAAAAAATTTTTACGATATCGGCACTGAAGAATGATGGACTTTCTAATTTGATGAATTACTTATCTGAAATTGCACCGATAAGCCCTTGGTTCTATGAAAAAGATCAAGTAACCGATTCCTCAGCTGATTTTTTATCAGCAGAAATTACAAGAGAGAAGTTATTCTTGAACCTACGTGAAGAATTGCCATACTCTACAGCTGTTATAACTGAACAATTTGAGGAAAAAAAAGATAAGAGTTTAGTCATAAAACAGATCATATTTGTATTGAAAGATAATCATAAGAAAATAGTGCTAGGAAAAGACGGCAGTAGCATAAAAAAAATTAATATCGAGGCGCGTACAGAATTGGAAAAGTTATTTGAGTGTAAAGTTCATCTCTTTTTGTTCGTAAAAGTGCGACCTTGGACTGATCGCCCTGAGGAATATATAAGTAATGCTTAA